The stretch of DNA GTGTTGGAGGCCTTCGTTGAGACGGCCCAGCATGTGGCAGACGCGGCCGCGGCCGGTGTGGGCGGGCTCGAAATCAGGATCGATCTCAATCGCTTGCTGATAGTCGCTGAGGGCGGCCTCGAAGTCGCCACGCTGCACGGCGAGGGCGGCGCGGTTCGAGTAGGCCTTGGCGAACTCCGGGTTCAGCAGCAGCGTGCGGTTGAAGCGGCGACCGGCCTCCTCGGCGTCGCCATTGCGAGCGGCGATCACGCCCAGGGCGTGCTCGGCTCGCCAACACTCGGAGTCGCTGCGGAGGGCGTCGAGGTAGTCGGCCTCGGCCTCGTTCATGCGGCCTTCGTTCTCGAACGCCTCGCCACGCTTGGCGAGGGCCCAGCCGGCGAGCTGATTGGCGTAGCCGATGGCCTCTTGGGAATTGTCGATCGCCAGCACGTAGCTGCAACGCTTGATGACGGCGGAGAACTCGTCGGGCGTCTCGGCGGAGGCGGCGAGTTGGTGCGCCTCGGTGAGCAGCGACTTGGCGCGTTCGGTAGCGACCTCAGTCGTCGGCTCGGCGGCGACGACCGCCGGGCGGCTCGTGGCGGTGTTGGCGTACGCCGCGGGCGCTTGGGCCGCGGGCAATAGTTCACGAACCGTCTCATCCGAGGGCGCCGGCATCGGACGCGGCGGCAGCGACACAACGACCGGGCCTTGCGCGGCGGTCGGGTTCGGCGGCGTCGGCTCGATCGCGCGGGGCTCTTCGGCCGGTGCGCTAACGACCTTCGGCATGTCGACTTGCGGCGTGTCGTCGGCGGCGAAGCTCGCGCTGTCGGCGGGTGCCCCGTTGGTCGGCTCTCGCTTGATCGGCGCCGGCTTGGTAGTCGCGAAGTGGTTCTCGAGGGTCTTCACCTCCGACGAACCTACCGACAGGTTGGCGGCGGTCGGCTTTGGCTGCGAGACGCTGGCAATCGGCGAACGCTTGACGACGGGCGCGGGCTCGTCGCTGACCATCACCACGCCTTGCGGCATGGACGACGGCTTTGCTGAAGGCTTCGGCACCTGCGGAGTACGTGCGCTCGACGTTGTGGCGTGCGAAGGCGCGTTGCTGGAGAGATAGCTCGGCGACGGCGTCGGTCCGGCGCTGTTGACCTTTGGCTGGCTGTTGCCGTTCATCGCCATGCGTGTTGGCGCCGGCATGCTCGGACGGCTCGCGGTCTGAGTCCCGCCGAACAGCGGTTGCGGCTTCGGACGCTGCTGAGTCGGCTCGCTAGAGCCGCCGCCCCACAGGCCGGAGAGGAAGCCCTTCTTAGGCCCGGCGTCCTGACGGAGGGCGAGGCCGTCGGCGCGCTTGGCCTGCGACGGAGTCGGTTGAAGCCGCTGCTGAGGCGCGGCCGCGTGGCGAGTGGTTTGCTGGTTATTTGATTGCGAGGCGACGTAGGAAGGGATGCGCTGGACGCCTTCGTTGCGATTGAACGACTTGGTGGCGGCGCCGACGGTTTGGATCCGGGCGTCTTGCGTCGCTTGGGCGAAGTGATCGACCTGGGGCGGCTTCTCTTCTTGGTTGCCGAACGGCCAGAGAGGCTTCAGCTTGCCGAAGAGTCCCCCCCTGGATGGCTCGGACTGATCAACCGCGCTGGGGCGGACGCCGCCGTTGAATCCGGCCGGGGTGACGTGGCCCGTCGCCGGCGCGCTCGCGGCGGCCTGGACGGCGCCGCCTTGCGGGGCGGTCCGGGGCGTCAGCGTCGGCCCCGACGCCATCGACGGCAACGGCAGGTCCGCGGCGTCGAGCATCGCCCGGTCGATCGACTGCATGTCGCCCGCGTAGACGACGCCGGACTGAGCCTGGGTGGCCGAAGCCCCCACGCCCATCGAACCGAGAAGACAGCCGGCAATCAGCAGCGGTTGGCGCCTGGTCATGGCGAGACGTTCCTCACGTCGGAGTAGCAGCAGCAAAAAGGGACCCAGCCCTTGCGCAGGGCCTGGCAATGCCGTAGTCATCGGCGGCGTCGCGGGGCGACCCGCAGCAAAAGAGGGCGGAGAATCGGAATTTCCGGAAAAGTCGGCCCAGATTGCCAGGGGTTGGCGGAGAGTCCGGGTTTTCCCCCTCAAGCGAAGCTATGCCTGAACCGGGCCGTCTCGACCGCGGCTCGCCGGATACCCGCTTCGGGCCGGGGGGTGGCGACGCCCCGACTCATCGATGACTGAACTTTGAGATTCACCCGGCGGCGCCAAATTGGCAGTTTGCGCTGGACTGCCTGCGGTTTGTTCGGAGTAAACGCCTTGTTTTAAGGGCTTTTCGGCCACATTGTGACGCTGGCACGGTGGTTGCCTATAGGTGGTGCGGAGACGCTGCGCCTGCCATTTCTGACGGGTGGCGACTCCGACGTTCACGAGTCCATCGCTCCGCATGCCTGCGGGGCGCCGCATATCGCTGACGCACACGCTTCCAACGAGCCACTTTCCTGTCGGAGGATCCCCGCCGTGGCAAAGCAGATGGTTTTTGATGAAGACGCCCGCCGCCCCCTGGCCGCCGGTGTCGAGAAGCTCGCCCGCGCCGTGAAGAGCACCCTCGGCCCCCGCGGCCGCAATGCGGTGCTCGACAAGGGCTGGGGTTCCCCCAAGGTCACCAAGGACGGCGTCACCGTCGCCGAGGACATCGACCTCGACTGTCCCTACGAGAATCTAGGCGCCCAGCTCGTCAAGGAAGCCGCCAGCAAGACCAACGACGTCGCCGGCGACGGCACGACAACCGCGACGGTCCTTGCCGAGGGGATTTTCCGCGAAGGGCTGAAGATGCTCGCCGCTGGCGCCGACCCGATGGCCCTGTCGCGCGGGATTAACAAGGCCGTCGAGGTAGTTAGCGCCGCGATCCTTAAGGCGGCCGACCCGATCGAGGTCAAGGACAAGAAGCAGCTCCAGCACATCGCCACGATCGCCGGCAACAACGACCCGTCGATTGGCTCGGTCCTCGCTGACGCGTTCAGCAAGGTCGGCAAGGACGGCGTCATCACCGTCGAAGAGGGCCGCGGCTCGGAGACGACCGTCGAGGTCGTCGAGGGTATGCAGTTCGACCGCGGCTACCTGTCGCCCCACTTCGTCACCGACGAAGACGACATGGAAGCGGTCCTCGAAGGCTGCCACGTGCTGGTCTTCGAGGACAAGATCTCCAGCGCCAAGCTGCTGGTGCCGATCCTTGAGGCGGTCAGCAAGAGCAGCAAGCCGCTGCTGATCATCGCCGAGGACATCGAGGGCGAAGCGCTCGCCACGCTCGTGGTGAACAAGCTCCGCGGCATCGTGCAAGTCTGTGCCGTGAAGGCGCCCGGTTACGGCGACCGTCGCAAGGCAATGCTTGGCGACATCGCCACGCTCACCGGCGGCTCGGCGATTTTCAAAGACCTCGGCATCAAGCTCGACGGCGTTCAGTTGTCGGACCTCGGCCGGGCGAAGAAGGTCATCGTCTCGAGTAACAACACGACGATCGTCGGCGGCGCCGGCGGCAAGGACGCCATCAAGGGCCGTGCCGACCAGATCCGGGCCGAAATCGAGAACACCGACTCCGATTACGACCGTGAGAAGCTCCAGGAGCGGCTCGCGAAGATCGCCGGCGGCGTCGCCCAGATTAAGGTGGGCGCCTCGACCGAGTCGGAGATGAAGGAACGCAAGGACCTCTTCGACGACGCCCGCGCCGCAACGCACGCCGCTCTGGAAGAGGGTTATGTCCCCGGCGGCGGCGTCGCTCTGCTCCGTGCCGAGAAGGCCGTCGACAAGCTCGACCTCGCCGGCGACGAGAAGCTCGGCGCCACGATCATCAAGAACGTGCTGTCGTACCCGCTCTCTTGCATCGCCGAGAACGCGGGCGTCGATGGCGCCGTGGTCGTGAACCGCGTCCGCCAGCTCAAGGGTAAGACCGAGGGCTACAACGCCGATAAGGACGAGTACGTCGACCTCGTCGCCGCGGGCGTGATCGACCCCGCGAAAGTGGTCCGCACGGCCCTGCAAAACGCCGCGAGCGTCGCGGCCCTGCTGCTGACCACCGAGTCGCTCATCACCGACGCCCCGAAGGACGAGGACGATGCCGCCGGCGGCCACGACCACGACCACGGTATGGGTGGCATGGGCGGAATGGGCGGCGGAATGCCCGGTATGGGCGGCATGGGCATGCCCGGGATGATGTAAGAAGCCGTTAGCAATTCGCAGTTAGTCGTTCACTCGACCGACATGTGGCAAATCGCTAACAGCTAACGTCCAACCGCTTGAATAACCAACTCGCTTCACCGAAGCGACACATACACCGTTACAAAGGAACCCATTCATGGCCAAAGGCATCAAGCTTCGTCCGCTCGACGACCGTGTTGTTGTTTCGCTCTTGGAAGCCGAAGAGGTCACCTCTGGCGGCATCGTGCTGCCGGACTCGGCGCGCGAGAAGCCGCAGCGTGGCAAGGTCGTCGCCGTGGGCGTCGGCAAGCTGCTCGACAGCGGCGCGCGTGGCGAACTGTCGGTGAAGGTCGGCGACGAGGTGATCTTCGGCAAGTACGGCGGCTCGGAGGTCGAGGTCGATGGCGATGAGTACAAGATCCTCCGCGAGTCGGACATCCTGGCGAAGGTCACCGCCTGACGGCGGTAGGGGCGAGGGGTTAGGGATGGGGGATGAGGGAACTCGTCTCCGTAAACCCTTGTCCCCCCGTCCCTAACCCCTCGTCCCTGTCCACTAACACGCTCACCAGTCGTCCCCGGCTGAAACCAGATAGGAGCCAAAATGGCCAAACAACTCATGTTCGACGACGCCGCGCGGGCGAAGATGATCGCCGGCGTCGATAAGCTCGCGGACGCGGTGGCGGTGACGATGGGCCCCACCGGCCGCAACGTGATCATTAACAAATCCTTCGGCGGCCCCACGGTCACCAAGGACGGCGTCACGGTCTCCAAAGAGATCGAACTCGAAGACCCCTTCGAGAACATGGGCGCGAAGCTCGTCCACGAGGTCGCCGACAAGACCAGCAAGTTCGCTGGCGACGGCACCACGACCGCGACGGTCCTCGCCCGCGCCATCCTCAAGGAAGGCGCCCGCAACATCGTCGCCGGCAGCAACCCGACGGCCGTGCGTCGCGGCATCGAGAAGGCGGCCCAGGCCGTCTGTGAGCAACTCGACTCGGTCGCCAAGGCCGTCAGCAGCAAAGAAGAGATCGCCCAGGTCGGTTCGATCAGTGCGAACAACGACCGTGTGATCGGCGACCTGCTGGCCGACGCGATGGAGAAGGTCGGCAAGGACGGCGTCATCACCGTCGAAGAAGGCAAGACCACCGAGACGACGCTTGAGTTCGTCGAGGGCATGCAGTTCGACAAGGGCTACCAGTCGCCCTACTTCATCACCGACCAAGGCGCGATGGAGGCCGTTCTTGAGGACGCCTACATCCTGATCCACGAGAAGAAGATCACGTCGCTGCGTGACCTGCTGCCGGTCCTCGAGGCCGTCAGCCAGAAGGGCAAGCCGCTGATGATCATCTCTGAGGACGTCGAGGGCGAAGCCCTGGCGGCCCTGGTGGTGAACAAGCTCCGCGGCGTGCTCAACGTCTGTGCCGTGAAGGCGCCGGGCTTCGGCGACCGCCGCAAGGCGATGCTTGGCGACATCGCCACCCTGACCGGCGGTACGCTGATCAGCGAAGATCTCGGCATCAAGCTCGAGAGCGTCACGCTCGAGCATCTCGGTCGCGCGAAGAAGGTCAGCGCCAACAAGGAAGCGACCACCATCGTCCAGGGCGCCGGCAAGAGCGACGACGTCAAGAAGCGGATCGACCAGATCCGTAAGACGATCGAGACCTCGACCAGCGAGTACGACAAGGAGAAGCTCCAAGAGCGCCTTGCGAAGCTCACCGGCGGCGTCGCGATCATCTCGGTCGGCGCCTCGAGTGAAGCCGACATGAAGCAGAAGAAGGCCCGAGTCGA from Botrimarina mediterranea encodes:
- a CDS encoding tetratricopeptide repeat protein, which produces MTRRQPLLIAGCLLGSMGVGASATQAQSGVVYAGDMQSIDRAMLDAADLPLPSMASGPTLTPRTAPQGGAVQAAASAPATGHVTPAGFNGGVRPSAVDQSEPSRGGLFGKLKPLWPFGNQEEKPPQVDHFAQATQDARIQTVGAATKSFNRNEGVQRIPSYVASQSNNQQTTRHAAAPQQRLQPTPSQAKRADGLALRQDAGPKKGFLSGLWGGGSSEPTQQRPKPQPLFGGTQTASRPSMPAPTRMAMNGNSQPKVNSAGPTPSPSYLSSNAPSHATTSSARTPQVPKPSAKPSSMPQGVVMVSDEPAPVVKRSPIASVSQPKPTAANLSVGSSEVKTLENHFATTKPAPIKREPTNGAPADSASFAADDTPQVDMPKVVSAPAEEPRAIEPTPPNPTAAQGPVVVSLPPRPMPAPSDETVRELLPAAQAPAAYANTATSRPAVVAAEPTTEVATERAKSLLTEAHQLAASAETPDEFSAVIKRCSYVLAIDNSQEAIGYANQLAGWALAKRGEAFENEGRMNEAEADYLDALRSDSECWRAEHALGVIAARNGDAEEAGRRFNRTLLLNPEFAKAYSNRAALAVQRGDFEAALSDYQQAIEIDPDFEPAHTGRGRVCHMLGRLNEGLQHLDAAELLAPNDAMIATGRGDLLVDLGRYGQAKQAYERAISLDSQSPAAYRNLAWMQATCPVAEFRDGAAAVANAQRAEELAGGADDLTLDTKAAALAAAGRFDEAAQVQQQAIAAAPETDAAAYRERLAMYQQGASFTSQPVAVRQATYLK
- the groL gene encoding chaperonin GroEL (60 kDa chaperone family; promotes refolding of misfolded polypeptides especially under stressful conditions; forms two stacked rings of heptamers to form a barrel-shaped 14mer; ends can be capped by GroES; misfolded proteins enter the barrel where they are refolded when GroES binds), translating into MAKQMVFDEDARRPLAAGVEKLARAVKSTLGPRGRNAVLDKGWGSPKVTKDGVTVAEDIDLDCPYENLGAQLVKEAASKTNDVAGDGTTTATVLAEGIFREGLKMLAAGADPMALSRGINKAVEVVSAAILKAADPIEVKDKKQLQHIATIAGNNDPSIGSVLADAFSKVGKDGVITVEEGRGSETTVEVVEGMQFDRGYLSPHFVTDEDDMEAVLEGCHVLVFEDKISSAKLLVPILEAVSKSSKPLLIIAEDIEGEALATLVVNKLRGIVQVCAVKAPGYGDRRKAMLGDIATLTGGSAIFKDLGIKLDGVQLSDLGRAKKVIVSSNNTTIVGGAGGKDAIKGRADQIRAEIENTDSDYDREKLQERLAKIAGGVAQIKVGASTESEMKERKDLFDDARAATHAALEEGYVPGGGVALLRAEKAVDKLDLAGDEKLGATIIKNVLSYPLSCIAENAGVDGAVVVNRVRQLKGKTEGYNADKDEYVDLVAAGVIDPAKVVRTALQNAASVAALLLTTESLITDAPKDEDDAAGGHDHDHGMGGMGGMGGGMPGMGGMGMPGMM
- the groES gene encoding co-chaperone GroES; translated protein: MAKGIKLRPLDDRVVVSLLEAEEVTSGGIVLPDSAREKPQRGKVVAVGVGKLLDSGARGELSVKVGDEVIFGKYGGSEVEVDGDEYKILRESDILAKVTA
- the groL gene encoding chaperonin GroEL (60 kDa chaperone family; promotes refolding of misfolded polypeptides especially under stressful conditions; forms two stacked rings of heptamers to form a barrel-shaped 14mer; ends can be capped by GroES; misfolded proteins enter the barrel where they are refolded when GroES binds) produces the protein MAKQLMFDDAARAKMIAGVDKLADAVAVTMGPTGRNVIINKSFGGPTVTKDGVTVSKEIELEDPFENMGAKLVHEVADKTSKFAGDGTTTATVLARAILKEGARNIVAGSNPTAVRRGIEKAAQAVCEQLDSVAKAVSSKEEIAQVGSISANNDRVIGDLLADAMEKVGKDGVITVEEGKTTETTLEFVEGMQFDKGYQSPYFITDQGAMEAVLEDAYILIHEKKITSLRDLLPVLEAVSQKGKPLMIISEDVEGEALAALVVNKLRGVLNVCAVKAPGFGDRRKAMLGDIATLTGGTLISEDLGIKLESVTLEHLGRAKKVSANKEATTIVQGAGKSDDVKKRIDQIRKTIETSTSEYDKEKLQERLAKLTGGVAIISVGASSEADMKQKKARVEDALHATRAAVEEGILPGGGVALLRCKEAVEAARSSAKGDEKIGVNIVLGVLDAPLKQIAANGGLHGSVIADEVAQKGKNIGYDANAGEYVDMFKAGIIDPAKVVKTAITNAASIAGLLLTTEALVTNYDSHDDAKRGVMGSIR